A region of the Zhihengliuella halotolerans genome:
TGGTCTGCGCGGCCTCTTCGTCCAGGCCCATGAGGCGGAAGACCCGCTCCTGCACTGCGCGATCGTGGATACGGATCGAGCCGCCGCCGATCTCGTTGCCGTTGCAGACGATGTCGTAGGCGTAGGACAGGGCGCTGGCGGGATCCTGATCGAACGTGTCCATGTGCTCGGGCTTGGGCGAGGTGAACGCGTGGTGCACCGCCGTCCACTTGCCCGCGCCGACGGCGACGTCGCCGGCCGCAACCGCGTCCGCGGCGGCCTCGAACATCGGCGCGTCGACAACCCACACGAACGCCCAGTCGCCGTCCTTGATGAGGCCGGTGCGGTGGCCGATCTCGATGCGGGCGGCACCCAGCAGGGCGCGAGCGTCGTTCTGCTGGCCGGCGGCGAAGAAGATGCAATCGCCCGGCTTCGCACCCGTCGCGGCGGCCAGGTTCTCCCGCTCGTGGTCGTTGAGGTTCTTCGCCACCGGGCCGGCGAGCTCCCCGTCCTCCTTGTAGAGGACGTAGGCCAGGCCCTTGTGACCGCGCTGCTTGGCGAACTCCTGCCAGGCGTCCAGCGTGCGGCGCGGCTGGGAGGCCCCGCCGGGCATGACGACGGCGCCGACGTAGGGAGCCTTGAACACGCCGAACCCGGTGTCCTTGAAGAACTCGGTCATCTCGGTCAGCTCGAGGCCGAAGCGCATGTCGGGCTTGTCCGAACCGAACCGAGCCATCGCATCGGCGTACGTGATGCGCTGGATGGGGGTCGGGATCTCGACGTCGATGAGCTGCCAGAGGGCCTTCACGAGCCGCTCCCCGAGCTCGATGACGTCGTCCTGCTCGACGAACGAGGCTTCGATGTCCAGCTGCGTGAACTCGGGCTGACGATCCGCGCGGAAGTCCTCGTCGCGGTAGCAGCGCGCGATCTGGTAGTACTTCTCGAACCCGCCGACCTGCAGCAGCTGCTTGAACAGCTGAGGCGACTGCGGTAGCGCGTACCAGGAGCCCGGAGCCAGGCGCGCTGGCACCAGGAAGTCGCGGGCGCCCTCGGGGGTAGAACGCGTCAGCGTGGGAGTCTCGATCTCCGTGTAGCCGTCGCCGTGCAGGAGCTCACGGGCGATGCGGTTGGCCTCGGAGCGCAGGCGGATGTTTGCGTTGGGCCCCGGGCGG
Encoded here:
- the aspS gene encoding aspartate--tRNA ligase is translated as MLRTHDLGTLRAEHIGQTVTLAGWVGRRRDHGGVAFIDLRDASGVAQIVVRDEEDFHSLRNEFVLQVTGTVERRPEGNENPALGTGEIEVLAENVVVLNTSAPLPFQIDEHVEVGEEARLRHRYLDLRRPGPNANIRLRSEANRIARELLHGDGYTEIETPTLTRSTPEGARDFLVPARLAPGSWYALPQSPQLFKQLLQVGGFEKYYQIARCYRDEDFRADRQPEFTQLDIEASFVEQDDVIELGERLVKALWQLIDVEIPTPIQRITYADAMARFGSDKPDMRFGLELTEMTEFFKDTGFGVFKAPYVGAVVMPGGASQPRRTLDAWQEFAKQRGHKGLAYVLYKEDGELAGPVAKNLNDHERENLAAATGAKPGDCIFFAAGQQNDARALLGAARIEIGHRTGLIKDGDWAFVWVVDAPMFEAAADAVAAGDVAVGAGKWTAVHHAFTSPKPEHMDTFDQDPASALSYAYDIVCNGNEIGGGSIRIHDRAVQERVFRLMGLDEEAAQTKFGFLLEGFKYGAPPHGGIAFGWDRVVSLLAGEDSIREVIAFPKTGGGYDPLTAAPAPITAEQRKEAGVDAKAEAKKDEPAKA